A single window of Strix uralensis isolate ZFMK-TIS-50842 chromosome 28, bStrUra1, whole genome shotgun sequence DNA harbors:
- the ANK1 gene encoding ankyrin-1 isoform X1 has translation MAQAAKQLKKIKDIEAQALQEQKEKEESNRKRRNRSRDRKKKADAATSFLRAARSGNLDKALDHLRNGVDINTCNQNGLNALHLASKEGHVKMVVELLHKEIILETTTKKGNTALHIAALAGQLDVVRELVNYGANVNAQSQKGFTPLYMAAQENHLEVVKFLLENGANQNVATEDGFTPLAVALQQGHENVVAHLINYGTKGKVRLPALHIAARNDDTRTAAVLLQNDPNADVLSKTGFTPLHIAAHYENLSVAQLLLNRGASVNFTPQNGITPLHIASRRGNIIMVRLLLDRGAHIETRTKDELTPLHCAARNGHVRIAEILLDHGAPIQAKTKNGLSPIHMAAQGDHLDCVRLLLQYSAEIDDITLDHLTPLHVAAHCGHHRVAKLLVEKGAKPNSRALNGFTPLHIACKKNHIRVMELLLKTGASIDAVTESGLTPLHVAAFMGHLPIVKTLLQRGASPNVSNVKVETPLHMAARAGHTDVAKYLLQNKAKANAKAKDDQTPLHCAARIGHTSMVQLLLESNANPNLATTAGHTPLHIASREGHVDTALALLQKGASQTCMTKKGFTPLHVAAKYGKVDVAELLLARDAHPNAAGKNGLTPLHVAVHHNNLEIVKLLLPKGSSPHSSAWNGYTPLHIAAKQNQMEVASSLLQYGASANAESVQGVTPLHLASQEGHADMVALLFSKQANGDLGNKSGLTPLHLVAQEGHVLVADVLVKHGVTVDATTRMGYTPLHVASHYGNIKLVKFLLQHEADVNAKTKLGYTPLHQAAQQGHTDVVTLLLKHGASPNEISTNGTTPLAIAKRLGYISVTDVLKIVTEETDIPSVSDKHRMSFPETVDEILDVSEDEGTAHVTVMEEELVAPKPRMPDARDQEGKREMLEFVTTMTLEQMVESPAVLQVPCIPPETVVTRVEETEQVGPVETEAEQVSLLHAPSVSPQEPSKEFDEDSLIPSSPATETSDNISPVASPVHTGFLVSFMVDARGGSMRGSRHHGLRVVIPPRACAAPTRITCRLVKPQKLPAPPQLADGEALASRIIALGPAGAQFLSPVVVEIPHFASYGRRDRELVVLRSENGSVWKEHCNRYEESYMDQLLNGMDEELESLEELEKKRVRRIITSDFPLYFVVMSRICQDCDQIGPEGGRLQSTLVPMVQATFPDSAVTKGVKLALQAQPVPDELVTKLLGNQATFSPIVTVEPRRRKFHRPIGLRIPLPPSWKDNPRDSGEGDTTSLRLLCSVIGGTAQAQWEDITGTTKLVYENECANFTTNVSARFWLADCPRTAEAVHFATMLYKELTAMPYMAKFVVFAKMNDAREGRLRCYCMTDDKVDKTLEQHENFTEVARSRDIEVVEGMPLHVELSGNLVPVKKATQPRTFLFQSFRENRLVIPIKVRDSSREASGSLSFLRKAMKYEDLQHVLCHLNISIPPCTKGSGSEERRRTLTPLSLRERYSILSETSFGSLSSTDKADQKMVDIAEQLGLSWAELARELQFGVDDINRIRVENPNSLLEQSIALLNLWVSREGKSVRIESLYTALRNIDRSEIVNTLEGSSRQSRSLKGSWRYTDRDYSLSPSQMNGYASLQDELLSPASLHYTLPSPLRADQYWNEVAIMDAIPMAATEQDALMEMSDMQVWSSGLTPSLVTAEDSSLECSKAEDSDATSEGRFPGQLLADTHGPDHLGSMDLVEDDTVDSDAMNGLIDLLEQEEGQRPEGKMPACDRQPETGEQDPETEASFVSVQQKVQARITTSPTVSHVVDKSADRLRDWNAEGSFISCLQDLTAGSWQEGVTRRLLPTHTMASGAQGQEQEQVLVPAAELMRVSSAEDSDWQPQHPMGGWQEEADSDFFGQGNEVLHLPGEQVTEEQFTDDQGNIITKKVIRKVVHQLGPGGRDDRQEQEELILEGSLQEPQDLETEDDHFMKYSILHRDSLGAKEEVRVRVPKPEVSGGRMGAQIVKRASLKRGKQ, from the exons gctgATGCTGCAACCAGTTTCTTGAGAGCTGCAAGATCCGGGAATCTGGACAAAGCCTTGGATCACCTCAGGAATGGGGTAGATATTAACACCTGTAACCAG AATGGGCTGAACGCCTTGCACCTGGCCTCCAAGGAGGGCCACGTGAAAATGGTGGTGGAGCTGCTGCACAAGGAGATCATTTTGGAGACAACAACCAAG AAGGGAAACACAGCCCTGCACATTGCTGCCCTGGCTGGACAACTGGACGTGGTCCGGGAACTGGTGAACTATGGGGCCAACGTCAATGCGCAGTCACAG AAAGGCTTCACGCCCCTCTACATGGCAGCGCAGGAAAACCACCTGGAAGTTGTTAAGTTCTTGCTGGAAAATGGAGCCAACCAGAATGTAGCCACAGAG GATGGCTTTACGCCACTAGCTGTGGCTCTGCAGCAAGGGCATGAGAACGTGGTTGCTCACCTTATCAACTATGGGACAAAGGGTAAAGTCCGCCTGCCCGCCCTGCACATTGCAGCCCGCAACGACGACACTCGCAcagctgctgtcctgctgcagaaTGACCCCAATGCTGATGTCCTCTCCAAG ACTGGATTTACCCCCTTGCACATTGCAGCCCACTACGAGAATCTCAGTGTGGCCCAATTACTGCTGAACCGTGGAGCCAGTGTCAACTTCACACCCCAG AATGGGATCACTCCCCTGCACATAGCCTCCCGCCGGGGCAACATCATCATGGTACGACTGCTGCTGGACCGCGGGGCCCATATAGAGACAAGGACCAAG GATGAGCTGACCCCTCTCCACTGTGCAGCTCGTAATGGACATGTGCGAATTGCGGAGATCCTGCTGGACCATGGGGCTCCCATTCAAGCCAAAACCAAG AACGGCTTGTCGCCGATCCACATGGCAGCGCAGGGCGACCACCTGGACTGCGTGCGCCTGCTCCTGCAGTACAGCGCCGAGATCGACGACATCACCTTGGACCACCTAACGCCGCTGCACGTGGCCGCACACTGCGGGCACCACCGCGTGGCCAAGCTGCTGGTGGAGAAGGGGGCCAAGCCCAACTCCCGGGCCCTG AATGGCTTCACGCCACTCCATATTGCTTGCAAGAAGAACCACATCCGGGTGATGGAGCTGTTGCTGAAGACGGGTGCCTCCATCGATGCCGTCACGGAG TCTGGCCTGACCCCCCTGCATGTGGCTGCCTTCATGGGGCACTTGCCCATCGTCAAGACCCTGCTACAGCGTGGAGCCTCTCCTAATGTGTCCAATGTG AAAGTGGAGACGCCCCTACACATGgcagccagagctgggcacaCAGATGTGGCAAAGTACCTGCTACAGAACAAAGCCAAAGCCAATGCCAAGGCCAAG GATGACCAGACtcctctgcactgtgctgcacGCATTGGCCACACCAGCATGGTCCAGCTCCTGCTGGAGAGCAACGCCAACCCCAACCTAGCTACGACAGCGGGGCACACGCCCCTGCACATCGCCTCTAGAGAGGGGCATGTGGACAcggccctggccctgctgcagaaGGGAGCCTCCCAGACCTGCATGACCAAG AAAGGATTTACCCCTCTCCACGTTGCAGCCAAGTACGGGAAGGTGGAtgtggcagagctgctgctggcgcGTGACGCTCACCCCAATGCAGCAGGGAAG aaTGGCCTGACCCCGCTGCATGTGGCCGTGCACCACAACAACCTGGAGATCGTCAAGCTGCTGCTTCCCAAGGGGAGCTCCCCGCACAGCTCAGCCTGG AACGGGTACACCCCCCTGCACATTGCTGCCAAGCAGAACCAGATGGAGGTGGCCAGCAGCTTGCTGCAGTATGGGGCCTCTGCAAATGCGGAGTCTGTGCAGGGAGTCACCCCCCTACACCTGGCTTCCCAGGAGGGGCATGCGGACATGGTGGCGCTGCTTTTCTCCAAACAAGCCAACGGTGACCTGGGCAACAAG AGTGGCCTGACTCCTCTCCATCTTGTGGCGCAAGAGGGGCACGTGCTGGTTGCTGATGTTCTGGTGAAACACGGAGTCACAGTGGACGCAACAACCAGG ATGGGCTATACCCCACTCCATGTGGCCAGCCACTATGGGAACATCAAGCTGGTGAAGTTTTTGCTGCAGCATGAGGCTGATGTCAATGCCAAGACTAAG CTGGGCTACACCCCTCTGCACCAAGCAGCGCAGCAGGGCCACACGGACGTTGTGACGCTGCTGCTGAAGCACGGTGCCTCTCCCAACGAGATCAGCACG AACGGCACCACTCCCCTGGCCATTGCAAAGCGGCTTGGCTACATTTCTGTCACAGATGTGCTCAAGATCGTCACAGAGGAAACCGACATCCCG TCAGTCAGTGACAAGCACCGCATGAGCTTCCCGGAGACTGTAGATGAGATTCTGGATGTGTCAGAGGATGAAG GCACTGCTCATGTCACAGTAATGG AGGAGGAACTGGTCGCACCAAAGCCCAGGATGCCCGATGCCAGGGACCAGGAGGGCAAGAGGGAGATGCTGGAGTTTGTGACCACAATGACACTGGAGCAAAT GGTGGAGTCTCCAGCTGTCCTGCAGGTCCCCTGCATCCCACCCGAGACTGTGGTGACCAGAGTGGAGGAGACTGAGCAGGTAGGACCCGTGGAGACAGAAGCTGAGCAAGTCAGCCTGCTGCATGCACCCTCGGTGTCCCCGCAGGAG CCCTCCAAGGAGTTCGACGAGGACTCCCTGAtccccagcagccctgccacCGAGACCTCGGATAACATCAGCCCAGTGGCCAGCCCCGTGCACACAGG GTTCCTGGTGAGCTTCATGGTGGACGCCCGCGGCGGCTCCATGCGAGGCAGCCGGCACCATGGGCTGCGCGTGGTCATCCCGCCCCGCGCCTGCGCCGCGCCAACCCGCATCACCTGCCGCCTGGTGAAGCCCCAGAAGCTGCCCGCGCCCCCGCAGCTGGCTGACGGGGAGGCTCTGGCCAGCCGGATCATCGCCCTGGGGCCCGCCGGTGCCCAGTTCCTCAG CCCCGTCGTTGTGGAGATCCCACACTTCGCCTCGTATGGGCGCAGAGACCGTGAGCTGGTGGTGCTGCGCAGCGAGAACGGCTCTGTCTGGAAGGAGCACTGCAACCGCTACGAGGAGAGCTACATGGACCAGCTGCTTAACGGCATGGATGAGG AGCTGGAGAGCCTGGAAGAGCTGGAGAAGAAGAGGGTCCGCCGCATCATCACCAGTGACTTCCCTCTCTACTTCGTGGTCATGTCCCGGATTTGCCAGGACTGTGATCAGATCGGCCCCGAGGGAGGGCGTTTGCAGAGCACACTGGTGCCCATGGTACAGGCCACCTTCCCAGACAGCGCTGTCACCAAGGGAGTGAAGCTGGCCCTGCAG GCGCAGCCCGTGCCCGACGAGCTGGTGACCAAGCTGCTGGGGAACCAGGCGACCTTCAGCCCCATCGTCACGGTGGAGCCGCGCCGGAGGAAGTTCCACCGCCCCATCGGCCTCCGCATCCCACTGCCGCCGTCCTGGAAGGACAATCCCCGGGACAGCGGTGAGGGTGACACCACCAGCCTGCGCCTTCTCTGCAGTGTGATCG gagggacAGCCCAAGCCCAGTGGGAAGACATAACAGGCACCACAAAGCTGGTCTATGAAAACGAGTGTGCTAACTTTACCACCAACGTGTCTGCCAG GTTCTGGCTGGCTGACTGCCCGCGCACAGCCGAGGCCGTGCACTTTGCTACAATGCTGTACAAGGAGCTGACAGCCATGCCCTACATGGCCAAATTCGTGGTGTTTGCCAAGATGAATGATGCACGGGAAGGCCGACTGCGCTGCTACTGCATGACTGATGACAAGGTTGACAAGACTTTAGAGCAGCATGAGAACTTCACTGAGGTGGCCCGCAGCAGGGACATTGAG GTAGTAGAGGGGATGCCTTTGCACGTTGAGCTCTCAGGGAACCTGGTGCCTGTCAAGAAGGCCACTCAGCCCCGCACCTTCCTCTTCCAGTCCTTCCGGGAGAATCGTCTTGTCATCCCCATCAAG GTTCGGGACAGCAGCCGGGAAGCCAGTGGCTCCCTGTCTTTCTTGCGCAAGGCCATGAAATATGAGGACCTCCAGCATGTGCTCTGCCACCTGAACATCAGCATACCGCCCTGCACCAAG GGGAGCGGCAGTGAGGAGCGGAGGAGGACGCTGACGCCGTTGTCTCTGCGGGAGCGGTACAGCATCCTAAGCGAGACCAGTTTCG gctCTCTGAGCAGCACGGACAAGGCAGACCAGAAGATGGTTGACATAGCAGAACAGCTGGGCCTCAGCTGGGCTG AGCTGGCACGTGAGCTGCAGTTTGGGGTGGATGACATCAACAGGATACGTGTGGAGAACCCCAACTCCCTGCTGGAGCAGAGCATAGCCTTACTCAACCTCTGGGTCAGCCGTGAGGGCAAGAGTGTCAGGA TCGAGAGTCTGTACACGGCACTGAGGAACATCGACCGCAGCGAGAttgtcaacacgctggagggcTCCAGCCGGCAGAGCCGCAGCCTGAAGGGCAGCTGGCGCTACACGGACAGAGACTACTCCCTCTCGCCGTCCCAGATGAATG GTTACGCTTCGCTGCAGGACGAGCTGCTGTCCCCCGCCTCCCTGCATTACACGCTGCCATCCCCGCTGCGTGCCGACCAGTACTGGAATGAGGTGGCCATCATGGATGCTATCCCCATGGCTGCCACCGAGCAGGATGCCCTGATGGAGATGTCCGACATGCAGGTGTGGTCCTCGGGGCTCACCCCCTCGCTGGTGACTGCTGAGGACTCCTCTCTGGAGTGCAGCAAGGCTGAGGACTCGGATGCCACAAGCGAAGGCCGGTTCCCGGGGCAGCTTCTAGCAGACACACATGGCCCAGACCACTTGGGCTCTATGGACCTGGTTGAGGATGACACAGTGGACTCAGATGCCATGAATGGCCTGATTGACCTTCTAGAGCAGGAGGAGGGGCAGAGGCCAGAGGGGAAGATGCCAGCCTGTGATCGCCAGCCAGAGACCGGGGAGCAGGACCCGGAGACTGAGgcttcttttgtttcagttcagCAGAAAGTGCAAGCCAGGATCACGACATCACCTACTGTTAGCCATGTCGTGGACAAGAGCGCAGACAG GCTGAGGGACTGGAATGCAGAAGGCTCCTTTATCTCCTGCCTACAGGACCTGACAGCGGGCTCCTGGCAGGAGGGGGTCACCCGAAGGCTGCTCCCGACGCACACCATGGCCTCCGGGGCACAGGGCCAGGAGCAAGAGCAGGTCCTGGTGCCGGCCGCGGAGCTGATGCGGGtcagctctgcagaggacagcgactggcagccccagcaccccatgggcggctggcaggaggaggcagacAGCGACTTCTTTGGGCAG GGGAACGAAGTCCTTCACCTGCCTGGAGAGCAGGTGACTGAGGAGCAGTTCACAGATGATCAAGGCAATATCATCACCAAGAAG GTCATCCGGAAGGTCGTGCATCAGCTGGGCCCTGGTGGCAGGGAtgacaggcaggagcaggaggagctgatTCTGGAGGGCTCCCTGCAGGAGCCCCAGGACCTGGAGACTGAGGACGATCACTTCATGAAATACTCCATCCTGCACCGGGACAGTCTGGGGGCCAAG GAGGAGGTGCGAGTGCGTGTCCCGAAACCAGAGGTCTccgggggcaggatgggggctcAGATAGTGAAACGAGCCAGCCTGAAAAGGGGGAAGCAGTGA